One Mycolicibacterium rufum genomic window, ATGCGGGTGCCGCCCGAACTCGGGGACGCCAACAGCGGCAGCCCTTCGGCGGTGGCCCGGCGCACGGCCGCGACGATGCGTTCGGCGGCGGCGACGCCGATCGATCCGGCCAGGAAGTCGAACTCGCAGGCCACCAGCGCGACCCTGCGGCCGAAGACCCGGCCCTCGCCCGTCAGCACCGCCTCGTCCAGGCCCGTCGTCGCGGCGGCGTCGGCCAGCTCCCGGCGGTAGGAGTCCGAGGCCGCGATCTGCAGGGGCGGATCGTCCCAGCTGACGAACGAACCGTCGTCGAGCAGCGCGTCGCGCAGCTCGAGGGCGCGGATCCGGCTCACAGGGAAAGGCTAATAGTGTGGGGTCATGATTGAAGCCACCCGAGACGGCCATGTGCTGACCCTGGAGATGCAACGTCCCGAGCGGCGCAACGCGCTGAACTCCGAACTGGTCGACGGTCTGCGCGAGGCGATCGAGAAGGCGGCCGCCGACGACGTCCGCGCGATCGTGCTCACCGGCGGCGGGCACGTCTTCAGCTCGGGGGCGGACCTGTCGGGCGGTCAGGGCGTCGCCGATGAGCTGCCCGACAAGGCCAGGGCGCTCAACCTCGCGATCGATCGCGCCCCCGTCCCGGTGATCGGAGCCGTCAACGGCCCCGCGATCGGCGCCGGGGTGATCCTGTCGATGATCTGCGACCTTCGGGTGGTGGCGCCCGAGGCGTACTTCCAGTTCCCCGTCGCCAAGTACGGCATCGCGCTGGACAACTGGAGCATCCGCCGGCTGACCTCGCTGGTGGGTGCGGGCCGGGCGCGCGGCATGTTGCTGGCCGCCGAACGCCTCACCGCGGAGGCTGCCCTGCAGACCGGCATGGCCAACCGGATCGGCACACTCGCCGACGCCCAGGCGTGGGCGCAGGAGATCGCGGGCTACGCGCCGCTGGCGCTGCAGCACGCCAAGCGGGTGCTCAACGACGACGGCGCCTACGAGGATCCGTGGCCGGCGCACCAGGAGCTGTTCGACCGCGCGTGGAAGAGCCAGGACATCATCGAGGCGCAGGTCGCGCGCATCGAGAAGCGCGCGCCGAAGTTCCAGGGCGCCTGATGCTCGGCGCGGCGCTGCGGTTCGGGTTCGGGACGGCGTCCCTGCTGGCCGGCGGCTGGGTGCTGCGGGCGTTGCAGGGCACTCCGGAGTCGCTGGGGGCCACCCCGGCCGAGATCGCCCCGGTGGCGCGGCGCTCACCGCAGTACCGCGACGGGAAGTTCGTCAATCTCGAGGCCCCGTCGGGCATGACGGCCGATCGCGAGGCGCAGCGGATGCTGCTGCGCGATCTGGCCAATGCCGGGAACTCCGGCAAGCCGCCCCGCCCGATCCCGCTCGCCGATCCCCCGAAGGCCCATCCGGCGGCGGGGCCCGCCGCGGCCAGCTGGTACGGGCACTCCAGCGCGATGATCGAGGTCGACGGCTACCGGGTGCTCGCCGACCCGGTGTGGAGCCGGCGGTGTTCGCCGTCGCGGACGGTCGGACCCGCACGTATGCACGAGGTCCCGCTGCTGATCGAGGCCTTGCCCGCCGTCGACGCGGTGGTGATCAGCCACGACCACTACGACCACCTCGACATCGACACCATCGTCGCGCTGGCGCACAGCCAGCGGGCGCCGTTCCTGGTGCCGCTGGGTATCGGCGCACACCTGCGCAAATGGGGCATCCCGGAGAGCAGGATCGTCGAGCTCGACTGGTACGAATCCCACCGGATCGGTGACCTGACGCTGGTGTGCACCCCGGCCCGGCACTTCTCCGGCCGGCTGTTCGTCCGCGACACCACGCTGTGGGCGTCGTGGGTGGTGAAGGGGCCGTCGCACCGCGCCTTCTTCGGCGGCGACACCGGCTACACCAAGAGCTTCGCCGAGATCGGCGCCGAGTTCGGTCCGTTCGACCTGACACTGCTGCCGATCGGGGCCTACCATCCGGCCTTCTCCGACATCCACATGAACCCCGAAGACGCGGTCCGCGCGCACCTGGACCTGACCGACGCCGGCCTGATGATGCCGATCCACTGGGCGACGTTCCGGCTCGCGCCGCACCCGTGGGCCGAGCCGGCCGAACGCCTGGCCGCCGCCGCCGACGCCGAGGGTGTGCGCATCTCCGTCCCGATCCCCGGGGGACGGGTGGACGGGGAATCGAGTTTCGACCCGTGGTGGCGCCGGTAGACGGTGCCGACGGGTTACCGTTCGATCATGAAACCCCGGGTCGCCGCGTTGGCGATGCTCGCCGTGCTGGTCGCCGGCTGCGGCGCCGACGCTTCATCGACCCAGCCTTCCCCGCCGCCGCCGTCCACCGGTCAGGCCGGGGACACCCCGCCTCCGCTGGTGCCCGCGATGCCACTGCCCGACAACGCGGTCGATGCCGCGGTGGGCAGGCTCGACGAGCTCGCCGGGGACCTGATGCGCAAGTCGGGCATCCCGGGCATGGCGGTGGCCGTCGTCCACGCAGGAAAAACCGCCTACGCCAAGGGTTTCGGCGTCAAGAACGCGACGCTGCCCGATGATCCCGGTAACCGCGTCGATCCGGACACCGTCTTCCAGCTGGCATCGGTGTCCAAATCGCTGGCGGCCACCGTGGTGGCCCACCAGGTCGGTGTCAAGTCGGTGGACTGGAACACCCCGATCACCGCGAAGCTGCCGTGGTTCGCACTGTCCGATCCGGCCGTCACCCCGGTGGTGTCGATCGGGGACATGATGTCGCACCGCTCCGGACTGCCCGACCATGCCGGCGACCAGCTCGAGGACCTCGGCTACGACCGCAGGCAGGTGCTGGAGAAGCTGCGCGACTATCCGCTCGATCCCTTCCGGATCTCCTACGCCTACACCAACTTCGGCTTCACCGCCGGCGCGGAGGCGGCCGCGGTGGCCGCGGGCAAACCGTGGGAGGACCTCGCCGCCGACGTCCTGTTCGGCCCGCTGGCGATGACGACGGCCAGCTACCGCTACGCCGACTACGCGCAGCGGCCCGACCGCGCCGTGGGCCACATCCGTATCGACGACTCCTATCAGCCGCGCTACATCCGCGATGCCGACGCCGAGGGGCCGGCCGGCGGGGCCAGCGCCTCGGTACAGGACATGACTCACTGGCTGGCCATGATGCTGGCCGACGGCAGTTATCAGGGCAAGCAGGTCATCGACAGCGCCGCCCTGCTGCCTGCGGTCACCCCGCAGATCGTGTCGAGCCCGGCCACCGAGCCGGCGATGCGTTCGGGCTTCTACGGATTCGGCTTCAACGTCGGCACCACCTCGGCGGCGCGGACCGAGCTGAGTCACTCGGGAGCGTTCGAACTCGGCGCCGGAACGAACGTGCTGATCCTGCCGTCGGCCGACGTGGCGATCGTGGTGCTCACCAACGCCACGCCGATCGGTGTCCCCGAGACGTTGACCGCCGAGTTCGCCGACCTCGTGCAGTTCGGTGAGATCCGGCAGGACTGGTACGGCCTGTACCGCAAGGCTTTCGAGGCCATGGACGCCCCGGTCGGCTCGCTGGTGGGTAAGAGCCCGCCCGCCGACCCCGCGGCGCCGGCGCCCCTCGCGAGCTACGCGGGCACCTATCGCAACGATTTCTGGGGCGCGGCGACCGTCACCGAGCGCGACGGCAGGCTGCGCCTGAAGCTGGGCACCACGCTGGATGTGGAGCTGCGGCACTGGGACGGCAACGTCTTCACGTTCTCGTTCGTCACCGAGAACGCCCCACCGGGCACGGTGTCGACGGCGACGTTCGACGGTGACCGGTTGACGCTGGAGTACTACGACGCCGACGGCAAGGGGGTGTTCGTCCGGTGACCACCGTGGTCTCCGTGGGCTTGACCGATGCCGAGGTCGCCCAGCGCGTCGCCGAGGGCGAGACCAACGACGTCCCGACCCGGGCGGCGCGCAGCACCTCGGAGATCGTCCGCGGCAACGTGTTCACCCGGATCAACGCGATTCTCGGCGTGCTGCTGATCATCGTGTTGTCCACCGGTTCGGTGATCAACGGCGCCTTCGGGTTGCTCATCATCGCCAACAGCGCGATCGGCATCATCCAGGAGCTGCGCGCCAAGCGGACGCTCGACAAGCTCGCGATCGTCGGTCAGGCCAAACCGTTGGTACGCAGGCAGTCTCGCACCGAGCCGCTGCTTCCCAGTGAGGTCGTGCTCGACGATGTGATCGAGCTGGGGCCCGGCGACCAGATCGTCGTCGACGGCGACATCCTCGAGGCGGCCAACCTGGAGGTCGACGAGTCGCTACTGACGGGTGAGGCGGACCCGATCGCCAAGAGCGTGGGCGACCACGTGATGTCGGGCAGCTTCGTGGTGGCCGGCGGCGGCGCCTACCGGGCCACCAAGGTCGGCCGCGAGGCGTATGCCGCCAAGCTGGCCGAGGAGGCCAGCAAGTTCACGCTCGTGAAATCCGAACTGCGCAGCGGCATCAACCGGATCCTGCAGTTCATCACCTACCTGCTGGTTCCTGCGGGGGCGCTGACGATCTACACCCAGCTGTTCACCACCGACGCGGGATGGCAGGAGTCGGTGCTGCGCATGGTCGGCGCGCTGGTGCCGATGGTGCCCGAAGGGCTGGTGTTGATGACCTCGATCGCGTTCGCGGTCGGGGTGGTACGGCTGGGCCGGCGGCAGTGCCTGGTCAACGAGCTCCCGGCGATCGAGGGCCTGGCCCGCGTGGACGTGGTGTGTGCCGACAAGACCGGCACCCTGACCGAGAACGGCATGCGCGTCAGCGACGTCACGACGCTCGACACGCCGGAGGTGGCCGACGTACTGGCCCAACTCGCCGCCGACGACCCCCGGCCCAACGCCAGCATGGCCGCGATCGCCGAGGCCTACCGAATGCCGCCGGGCTGGACCGCGACGGCCACCGCGCCGTTCAAGTCGGCGACCAAGTGGAGCGGCACCTCCTACGGCGAGCACGGCAACTGGGTGATCGGCGCGCCCGACGTGCTGCTGGATCCGGCGTCGTCGGTGGCCGAGGAGGCCGAGCGCATCGGTGCCCGCGGCCTGCGGGTGCTGCTGCTCGGCTCCAGTGACGTCGCGGTCGACGATCCGGGCGCACCGGGCACCGTCACCCCCGCCGCGCTGGTGGTGCTGGAGCAGCGCGTGCGTCCCGACGCCCGCGACACCCTCGATTACTTCGCCTCCCAGCGCGTGTCGGTCAAGGTGATCTCCGGGGACAACGCGGTCTCGGTCGGCGCGGTCGCCGGGTCCCTGGGGCTGACGGGGGAGACGATGGACGCGCGCCGGCTGCCATCCGAGCCGGACCGGCTGGCCGAGACCCTGGAGGAGTACACGACGTTCGGCCGGGTCCGGCCCGACCAGAAGCGGTCCATGGTGCACGCGCTGCAGTCGCGGGGTCACACCGTCGCGATGACGGGCGACGGCGTCAACGACGTGTTGGCGCTCAAGGACGCCGACATCGGTGTCGCGATGGGGTCGGGTAGTTCGGCCTCGCGGGCGGTGGCGCAGATCGTGTTGCTGGACAACAAGTTCGCCACCCTGCCCTACGTGGTGGGGGAGGGCAGGCGGGTGATCGGCAACATCGAACGCGTCTCCAACCTGTTCCTCACCAAGACGGTGTACTCGGTGCTGCTCGCGGTGCTCGTCGGGCTGGCAGGCCTGTCGGCGAAGATCTTCGGCACCGATCCGCTGTTGTTTCCGTTCCAGCCGATCCACGTCACCATCGCGGCATGGTTCACCATCGGCATCCCCGCGTTCATCCTGTCGCTGGCGCCCAACGCCGAACGCGCCCACTCGGGTTTCGTGCGGCGCGTGATGACCTCGGCGCTGCCGTCGGGGCTGGCGGTCGGGACCGCGACGTTCGTCTCGTACCTGCTGGCCTATCAGGGCAGGGCGGCGAGCGAGGTCGAACAGACGCAGGCCTCGACCGCGGCGCTGATCACCCTGCTGGTCTCGGCGCTGTGGGTGCTGGCGGTGGTCGCGCGGCCCTACGAGTGGTGGCGGGTGGCGCTGGTCGCGGCGTCCGCGCTGGCCTACGTGGTGATCTTCTCCCTGCCGCTCGCGCGTGATCTGTTCATGCTCGACCCGTCGAACGTCGCGACGACGTCGACGGCGCTGGGGGTCGGGGTGCTCGGCGCGGTCGCAGTGGAGGCGATCTGGTGGGCCCAGGGCGCCGTTCTGGGCGAAACCCGCAGGCTGTGGCGTTCGCCCGACCGGTAAAGTCGGGCCCATGGGATTTTTGGACAAGGCGAAGGATCTTCTTTCCAAGAACGCCGACAAAGTGGACACCGTGATCGACAAGGCCGGTGACCTCGTGGACAAGAAGACGCAGGGCAAGTACGCGTCCACTGTCGACAAGGTGCAGGACGCCGCCAGGAAGGCCGTCGCCGACCAGACCGGCCCCCAGCAACCGCAGCAGCCGCAGCAGCCCCCGGTGCCACCGCCGCCCCCGGTGCCGCCGCAGCAGGAGCCCCCGACCGCGCCTCCGGTCTCCTAGCGGCGTATGGCCAAGCTCTCGGTTTCGGTCGACGTGCCGCTACCTCCCGAACAGGCCTGGGAGAGCGCGTCGGACCTGTCCCGCTACAAGGAGTGGCTCTCCATCCACCGGGTGTGGAGATCCCCGCTGCCCGACACCATCGACAAGGGCACGACGCTCGACTCGATCGTCGAGGTCAAGGGCATGCTCAACCGCGTGCGCTGGACCGTCGTGCACTTCAAGCCGCCGGAGGCGATGACGCTCAACGGCGACGGCCGCGGTGGTGTGAAGGTCAAGCTGATCGGCAAGGTGAAGCCCGCCGGTCAGGGCTCCACGGTGCAGTTCGACGTCCACCTCGGCGGGCCGGCGCTGTTCGGTCCGATCGGCATGGTGGTCGCCGGCGCGCTGCGGAGCGACATCCAGGAGTCACTGAACCGCTTCAAGACGGTCTTCGCGCCCTCCTGAAGCCGCGCGAGCAGACAGGAACTCGTACTGATCGGGCCCGAAACGGCCGAGTTTGCGTCTGCTCGCAAGCGGGAGGTACCTGACGGCAGCTAGGCCAGCGCGTCGGCGATGGGGGTGTCGCCGGAGATCAGGTCGAAGGTGCGGCCCGCCGTGTGCGGCGCGTCGAGCACGCCGACGATCACCGCGGCGACATCGGCGCGCGGGACCGCGCCCCGTTCGGTGCGCTCGCCGATCGTCACCCGCCCGGTCGACGGATCGTCGGTGAGCCGTCCCGGCCGCACGATGGTGGTCGAAAGCGCTGCCCGGGAACGGATCTCGTCGTCCGCGGCGCCCTTGGCGCGCAGGTAGGCGACGAAGACCTCGTCGGCGGCGTCGTCGGGGGTGCCGGCATCGGCGCCCATGGCCGAGATCATCACGTAGCGGCGGACGCCGGCGGCCTCGGCGGCGTCGGCCAGCAGGATCGCCGCGTCGCGGTCCACGGTCAGCTTGCGGGCCGCTCCACTGCCCGGGCCTGCGCCCGCGGCGAAGACGACGGCATCGGCGCCGCGCAGATGCGTCGACACGTCGTCGACGCCGGCCTGCTCCAGGTCGAGCACGATGGGTTCGGCGCCCGCCGCGGCCAGGTCGGCCGCGTGCTCCGGGTTGCGGATCAGCCCGGCGACCGAGTCGC contains:
- a CDS encoding enoyl-CoA hydratase, which gives rise to MIEATRDGHVLTLEMQRPERRNALNSELVDGLREAIEKAAADDVRAIVLTGGGHVFSSGADLSGGQGVADELPDKARALNLAIDRAPVPVIGAVNGPAIGAGVILSMICDLRVVAPEAYFQFPVAKYGIALDNWSIRRLTSLVGAGRARGMLLAAERLTAEAALQTGMANRIGTLADAQAWAQEIAGYAPLALQHAKRVLNDDGAYEDPWPAHQELFDRAWKSQDIIEAQVARIEKRAPKFQGA
- a CDS encoding MBL fold metallo-hydrolase, producing the protein MLGAALRFGFGTASLLAGGWVLRALQGTPESLGATPAEIAPVARRSPQYRDGKFVNLEAPSGMTADREAQRMLLRDLANAGNSGKPPRPIPLADPPKAHPAAGPAAASWYGHSSAMIEVDGYRVLADPVWSRRCSPSRTVGPARMHEVPLLIEALPAVDAVVISHDHYDHLDIDTIVALAHSQRAPFLVPLGIGAHLRKWGIPESRIVELDWYESHRIGDLTLVCTPARHFSGRLFVRDTTLWASWVVKGPSHRAFFGGDTGYTKSFAEIGAEFGPFDLTLLPIGAYHPAFSDIHMNPEDAVRAHLDLTDAGLMMPIHWATFRLAPHPWAEPAERLAAAADAEGVRISVPIPGGRVDGESSFDPWWRR
- a CDS encoding serine hydrolase; this encodes MKPRVAALAMLAVLVAGCGADASSTQPSPPPPSTGQAGDTPPPLVPAMPLPDNAVDAAVGRLDELAGDLMRKSGIPGMAVAVVHAGKTAYAKGFGVKNATLPDDPGNRVDPDTVFQLASVSKSLAATVVAHQVGVKSVDWNTPITAKLPWFALSDPAVTPVVSIGDMMSHRSGLPDHAGDQLEDLGYDRRQVLEKLRDYPLDPFRISYAYTNFGFTAGAEAAAVAAGKPWEDLAADVLFGPLAMTTASYRYADYAQRPDRAVGHIRIDDSYQPRYIRDADAEGPAGGASASVQDMTHWLAMMLADGSYQGKQVIDSAALLPAVTPQIVSSPATEPAMRSGFYGFGFNVGTTSAARTELSHSGAFELGAGTNVLILPSADVAIVVLTNATPIGVPETLTAEFADLVQFGEIRQDWYGLYRKAFEAMDAPVGSLVGKSPPADPAAPAPLASYAGTYRNDFWGAATVTERDGRLRLKLGTTLDVELRHWDGNVFTFSFVTENAPPGTVSTATFDGDRLTLEYYDADGKGVFVR
- a CDS encoding HAD-IC family P-type ATPase → MTTVVSVGLTDAEVAQRVAEGETNDVPTRAARSTSEIVRGNVFTRINAILGVLLIIVLSTGSVINGAFGLLIIANSAIGIIQELRAKRTLDKLAIVGQAKPLVRRQSRTEPLLPSEVVLDDVIELGPGDQIVVDGDILEAANLEVDESLLTGEADPIAKSVGDHVMSGSFVVAGGGAYRATKVGREAYAAKLAEEASKFTLVKSELRSGINRILQFITYLLVPAGALTIYTQLFTTDAGWQESVLRMVGALVPMVPEGLVLMTSIAFAVGVVRLGRRQCLVNELPAIEGLARVDVVCADKTGTLTENGMRVSDVTTLDTPEVADVLAQLAADDPRPNASMAAIAEAYRMPPGWTATATAPFKSATKWSGTSYGEHGNWVIGAPDVLLDPASSVAEEAERIGARGLRVLLLGSSDVAVDDPGAPGTVTPAALVVLEQRVRPDARDTLDYFASQRVSVKVISGDNAVSVGAVAGSLGLTGETMDARRLPSEPDRLAETLEEYTTFGRVRPDQKRSMVHALQSRGHTVAMTGDGVNDVLALKDADIGVAMGSGSSASRAVAQIVLLDNKFATLPYVVGEGRRVIGNIERVSNLFLTKTVYSVLLAVLVGLAGLSAKIFGTDPLLFPFQPIHVTIAAWFTIGIPAFILSLAPNAERAHSGFVRRVMTSALPSGLAVGTATFVSYLLAYQGRAASEVEQTQASTAALITLLVSALWVLAVVARPYEWWRVALVAASALAYVVIFSLPLARDLFMLDPSNVATTSTALGVGVLGAVAVEAIWWAQGAVLGETRRLWRSPDR
- a CDS encoding antitoxin translates to MGFLDKAKDLLSKNADKVDTVIDKAGDLVDKKTQGKYASTVDKVQDAARKAVADQTGPQQPQQPQQPPVPPPPPVPPQQEPPTAPPVS
- a CDS encoding type II toxin-antitoxin system Rv0910 family toxin produces the protein MAKLSVSVDVPLPPEQAWESASDLSRYKEWLSIHRVWRSPLPDTIDKGTTLDSIVEVKGMLNRVRWTVVHFKPPEAMTLNGDGRGGVKVKLIGKVKPAGQGSTVQFDVHLGGPALFGPIGMVVAGALRSDIQESLNRFKTVFAPS
- a CDS encoding NAD(P)H-binding protein — protein: MRVVIAGGHGKIALLTEALLSARGDSVAGLIRNPEHAADLAAAGAEPIVLDLEQAGVDDVSTHLRGADAVVFAAGAGPGSGAARKLTVDRDAAILLADAAEAAGVRRYVMISAMGADAGTPDDAADEVFVAYLRAKGAADDEIRSRAALSTTIVRPGRLTDDPSTGRVTIGERTERGAVPRADVAAVIVGVLDAPHTAGRTFDLISGDTPIADALA